The genomic window CAGCCTTGGGGCGAATCGGAGAAAGCCGCGTGGCTGGCGCGCCAATCCTGGCAGCGAAGCTACGAAACGGATGTGCTTGACGCGATCGAGCGTTTGCGTTCCCGCTTCGACGTGTCGGAATACGGGCGCCTGAATTACGTCCCGGCCAGCTACCCGTTGCTGGCAATCCGATCTCGCGACTGGCGTGACGATTTGCCGACCATGCTGGTGACCGGCGGCGTGCACGGCTATGAAACCAGTGGTGTACACGGCGCTCTGCGCTTCGCTGAGCAACACGCTGCCGATTACAGCGGACAGGCCAATATCCTGATCGCGCCGTGTGTGAGTCCGTGGGCTTATGAGCGGATTCAACGCTGGAATCCGCATGCCATCGATCCGAACCGCTCGTTCCGTGCGGACAGTCCCGCCGGGGAGTCCGCGGCGTTATTGGCTCTGATTGCACCTCTGCATGGCCGCATTCTGATGCATATCGACCTGCACGAGACGACGGATACCGATGAGACCGAATTCCGGCTCGCATTGGCGGCCCGCGATGGCGTCGCTTTCGAGCCGGGGGAAATTCCGGATGGTTTCTATCTGGTCGATGACACCGAGAATCCGCAGCCAGCGTTCCAGCATGCAGTATTGGCCGCGGTAGCGAAGGTGACGCACATCGAGCCTGCTGATGCGAAGGACGAAATCATTGGTTCGCCGGTGGTGGCGCCAGGTGTGATCCGTTATCCGCTGGTGAAGCTCGGCCTCTGCGCTGGTATTTCTGGTGCGCGTTACACAACCACGACCGAAGTTTATCCGGACAGTCCGCGCGCTACGCCGGAGCAGTGTGTTGCTGCGCAAGTGGCGGCAGTGCGTGCGGCAGTGGATTACGCATTAGCGAATGCGGTGTGACGCGATGATCGTGATCGCGCCTATTCCAGCGTAAAAAGCTGTTTTTCCGGCTTGATCGTGGTCACCCTTTGCTTCAATTTGGCATACGCTTCGGAAGCGCGAAATTGCGACATGGTCACGTTTTTCAGGGCCTTGATGTCAGCGTTGGGCTGGCCGCTTGCCAGTAGCGCCGTCATGGTCTGCAACACGGGGTAGGCGGGACACATGTCCTCGACAAACAGGAATTGGCCTGCCTGGTTTACTTCCAGAAAGTAATAGTTTCCGTCGTGATCCACGGCCAAGTCGATGCAGCCTAAGACAAGGCCAAGCTCGCGCATCAGCGCGCGCAACTTGTCCTCGACGTGCGCAGGCAGCGTTATGGCCTCGGCCTTGAGTTCGGGGGCGTTGCTGTATGGGCGCCAATCGACAAAGCCGCCGCTCGCGGTTTTGCGTAGGCTCAGCGCAAACAGGTGCTGTCCCATGATGGTGACGCGGATATCACAGGACTTTTCGATATAGCGTTGATAGATGCCGGGACAAACGGCGATGGATTCAGCCGGCAAGTCGCTGCGTTCATCAAGCAGGGTTACGCCGACAGCGTGCTTCTTGCCGGTCTCCTGATCTTCCCACTGATGAATCAGAAAACTCTTGAAGATGATGCGTCCCCATTTTTTTCGCAGGGCGTCGACTTGGTTGGCATCGGTGGTGACGACGGTTTCGGGGAAGGGCAAGCCGAGCCGACGGGCGACGCTGAGCTGCACCAGCTTATGCTCCGCGCGGATCGCCTCCGGGACACGATTGATCCATAACGCGTCGCCATAGGCATCAGCCAGGCTAAACAGGTTGCGCTGGAACATGCGCCATTCCAGGGCTGCAAAGGCGCTGTCTTCTTCAGCGCAGGTAGGTTGCGGATCGTGCAGTCGTCGATTCCAGACGGCGCTGATACGACGCCCGGACAACGTGGTGTCCTGCAACTGTTCGTTTTCGGCGTTGATGTGAAAACTGTAGTGAAATCCCGGCTTGGCTTGCAGTGAAGGTGCCAGGACGGTTGCGACACCCTGCTGTTCCAGCGCCCAGGCTACGGCGCAGGCATGTGGATCCGTATCCGGCGCAAATATCAGCACGCTGTGTTGCATGGCATCCCCTTCAGATCCAAAAGACGCGCCCCGCGAAAGCGGGGCGCGCTGTCCAACACATTCAGATGCTCAGGCAAGCATGCCGAATTCGGGTTCCGGATGGAAAGTGGTGACGACCGACAGGAACAGCTCTTCGTTGTTCTGTTCGTCTACGGTCTTGGTGACTTCCATGGCATTGATACGGGCAAAAGCACGGGGTGCCTGGTTCGCGTTGGA from Dyella caseinilytica includes these protein-coding regions:
- a CDS encoding ATP-grasp domain-containing protein, encoding MQHSVLIFAPDTDPHACAVAWALEQQGVATVLAPSLQAKPGFHYSFHINAENEQLQDTTLSGRRISAVWNRRLHDPQPTCAEEDSAFAALEWRMFQRNLFSLADAYGDALWINRVPEAIRAEHKLVQLSVARRLGLPFPETVVTTDANQVDALRKKWGRIIFKSFLIHQWEDQETGKKHAVGVTLLDERSDLPAESIAVCPGIYQRYIEKSCDIRVTIMGQHLFALSLRKTASGGFVDWRPYSNAPELKAEAITLPAHVEDKLRALMRELGLVLGCIDLAVDHDGNYYFLEVNQAGQFLFVEDMCPAYPVLQTMTALLASGQPNADIKALKNVTMSQFRASEAYAKLKQRVTTIKPEKQLFTLE
- a CDS encoding M14 family metallopeptidase yields the protein MTALLAPYPIGTSGQPWGESEKAAWLARQSWQRSYETDVLDAIERLRSRFDVSEYGRLNYVPASYPLLAIRSRDWRDDLPTMLVTGGVHGYETSGVHGALRFAEQHAADYSGQANILIAPCVSPWAYERIQRWNPHAIDPNRSFRADSPAGESAALLALIAPLHGRILMHIDLHETTDTDETEFRLALAARDGVAFEPGEIPDGFYLVDDTENPQPAFQHAVLAAVAKVTHIEPADAKDEIIGSPVVAPGVIRYPLVKLGLCAGISGARYTTTTEVYPDSPRATPEQCVAAQVAAVRAAVDYALANAV